Proteins from one Deinococcus sp. AB2017081 genomic window:
- the sugE gene encoding quaternary ammonium compound efflux SMR transporter SugE, producing MAWILLVLAGLLEVGWAIGLKYTEGFTRPLPSLLTVLSMIGSMALLGLAVRTLPIGTAYGVWVGIGAVGAAILGIVLFHEAVTPARLVFLTLMVVAIIGLKATSGH from the coding sequence ATGGCATGGATCCTGCTCGTCCTCGCGGGGCTGCTGGAAGTCGGCTGGGCCATCGGCCTGAAATACACGGAGGGCTTCACCCGCCCCCTCCCCTCGCTCCTCACCGTGCTGAGCATGATCGGCAGCATGGCCCTGCTGGGTCTGGCGGTCAGAACCCTGCCGATCGGGACGGCCTACGGCGTGTGGGTCGGGATCGGCGCGGTGGGCGCGGCCATCCTGGGCATCGTGCTGTTCCACGAGGCCGTGACCCCGGCCCGGCTGGTCTTCCTGACCCTGATGGTCGTGGCGATCATCGGCCTGAAGGCGACGAGCGGGCACTGA
- a CDS encoding serine hydrolase domain-containing protein, producing the protein MSTTAGISTDRLHAWEAHVKAAYLDTGILPNALTLVYRRGEIVHQHVQGHADVEASRALRQDDIFRIYSMTKPITSLAFMMLVEDGRVALNDPVSSVIPEWAGLGVWAGGELGSFTTTPPGRPMRMVDLLRHTAGLSYIIQQGGKVDAAYRSLGIGSQTDLDGFIAALADVPLEFSPGESWHYSAATDVLGYLVGKISGLPFEDFVRERILGPLGMTDTDFFVPEGKTGRFMPCYVLTPQGRVVFDAPPSSPYLAPPHFVSGGGGLVSTAADYLRLCRMLLRGGELDGARIVGPKTLELMTRNHLPGGADMAGMARTPIAVSESSGAGVGFGLGFAVTLDPARALRAGNAGDYSWGGAAGTYFWIDPVEDMAVIFMTQLILSPDRIRDDLRTFVYSALTDSPTRPQTRA; encoded by the coding sequence ATGTCCACCACTGCCGGAATCTCGACCGACCGCCTGCACGCCTGGGAAGCCCACGTGAAGGCCGCGTATCTCGACACGGGCATCCTCCCGAACGCCCTGACGCTGGTGTATCGCCGGGGCGAGATCGTCCACCAGCACGTGCAGGGCCACGCCGACGTGGAGGCGAGCCGGGCGCTGCGCCAGGACGACATCTTCCGCATCTATTCCATGACCAAGCCGATCACGAGTCTGGCGTTCATGATGCTGGTCGAGGACGGCCGGGTCGCGCTGAATGATCCGGTCAGCAGCGTGATTCCCGAGTGGGCCGGGCTGGGCGTGTGGGCGGGCGGCGAGCTGGGCAGCTTCACGACCACGCCGCCGGGCCGCCCGATGAGGATGGTGGATCTGCTGCGCCACACCGCCGGCCTGAGTTACATCATCCAGCAGGGCGGGAAGGTGGACGCCGCGTACCGCAGCCTGGGGATCGGCTCGCAGACCGATCTGGACGGCTTCATCGCCGCGCTGGCCGACGTGCCGCTGGAGTTCTCGCCCGGCGAGTCATGGCACTACTCGGCCGCCACCGATGTCCTCGGGTACCTCGTCGGGAAGATCTCGGGGCTGCCCTTCGAGGACTTCGTGCGGGAACGCATCCTGGGACCGCTGGGCATGACGGACACGGATTTCTTCGTGCCGGAGGGCAAGACCGGGCGCTTCATGCCGTGCTACGTCCTGACGCCGCAGGGCCGCGTCGTGTTCGACGCGCCGCCCAGCAGTCCGTACCTCGCGCCGCCGCACTTCGTCTCCGGCGGGGGCGGGCTGGTCTCCACGGCCGCCGACTACCTGCGCCTGTGCCGCATGTTGCTGCGCGGCGGTGAGCTGGACGGCGCGCGGATCGTCGGGCCCAAGACCCTGGAACTCATGACCCGCAACCACCTGCCCGGCGGCGCGGACATGGCGGGCATGGCCCGGACACCCATCGCCGTATCGGAATCGAGCGGAGCCGGGGTCGGCTTCGGCCTGGGCTTCGCCGTGACCCTTGACCCCGCCCGGGCGCTCCGGGCCGGGAACGCCGGGGACTACTCGTGGGGCGGCGCGGCCGGCACGTACTTCTGGATCGATCCGGTCGAGGACATGGCCGTGATCTTCATGACCCAGCTCATCCTGTCGCCGGACCGCATCCGCGACGACCTGCGCACCTTCGTGTACTCGGCCCTGACCGACAGCCCCACGCGGCCGCAGACGCGGGCCTGA
- a CDS encoding MFS transporter, producing MTRVLSAAPVAAHAGPPRMLGVGLILVVMIVAFESMAVGTVMPRVASDLSGLALFGWASSAFLLASLFGAVASGVVADRRGLAPGTVVSLVLFAVGLLLGGVATSMPMFVLARVVQGLGAGGLAALPWAVITTRYPETARPRMLAAMSSAWLLPVLVGPLIASVIADHFSWRPVFWGLVPVLLLAAPLCVLPLLARRGGGAALIAPAGARGQLWPALGLLVGAGALIEGLRRADAVSLVVAAAGLVGLLLAMRPLFPAGMERLAPGLPRLLALRGLLGFAFMGSGTFLPLALHDLRGLSLSGAGLVLSVGGATWTAGSWIQAQIERRWGSVYRTRTIRVALACVVVGLTLTTLSTLGAVPLWCVYIGQILGCLGMGIGYNGISLNALDSVPADGAGRLSGQLANIETLMVALSAGFAGALIARVQPLQGAFTLAFGLTLLAALTAAVAAWRLRLVGEGRKGDGV from the coding sequence ATGACCCGTGTCCTGAGTGCTGCGCCTGTGGCCGCCCACGCCGGCCCGCCCCGCATGCTCGGTGTGGGGCTGATCCTGGTCGTGATGATCGTCGCCTTCGAATCCATGGCGGTCGGCACGGTCATGCCGCGCGTGGCGTCTGATCTGAGCGGACTGGCGCTGTTCGGGTGGGCATCCAGCGCGTTCCTGCTCGCCAGCCTGTTCGGTGCCGTGGCCAGCGGCGTGGTGGCCGACCGGCGTGGGCTGGCGCCGGGCACGGTGGTGTCACTGGTGCTGTTCGCAGTGGGCCTGCTGCTGGGCGGTGTGGCCACCTCCATGCCGATGTTCGTGCTGGCCCGGGTGGTTCAGGGCCTGGGGGCGGGCGGGCTGGCCGCGCTGCCGTGGGCGGTCATCACCACCCGCTACCCCGAGACTGCCCGGCCGCGCATGCTGGCGGCCATGTCCAGTGCGTGGCTGCTGCCGGTGCTGGTGGGGCCGCTGATCGCCAGCGTGATCGCGGATCACTTCTCGTGGCGGCCGGTGTTCTGGGGGCTGGTGCCGGTGCTGCTGCTGGCCGCGCCGCTGTGTGTGCTGCCGCTGCTGGCCCGGCGGGGGGGTGGGGCCGCGCTGATCGCCCCGGCCGGGGCTCGGGGGCAACTGTGGCCCGCCCTGGGCCTGCTGGTGGGCGCGGGGGCCCTGATCGAGGGTCTGCGCCGCGCCGACGCTGTCTCGCTGGTTGTCGCGGCGGCGGGGCTGGTCGGGCTGCTGCTCGCCATGCGGCCGCTGTTCCCGGCGGGCATGGAGCGCCTCGCGCCGGGGCTGCCGAGATTGCTGGCGCTGCGCGGCCTGCTGGGCTTCGCCTTCATGGGTTCTGGCACCTTCCTGCCGCTGGCCCTGCACGACCTGCGCGGCCTGAGCCTGAGCGGCGCGGGGCTGGTGCTCAGTGTCGGCGGGGCGACGTGGACTGCGGGCTCGTGGATCCAGGCCCAGATCGAACGGCGCTGGGGGAGCGTGTACCGTACCCGGACGATCCGCGTGGCCCTGGCCTGTGTGGTGGTGGGCCTGACCCTCACCACCCTGAGCACCCTGGGCGCAGTGCCGCTGTGGTGCGTGTATATCGGGCAGATCCTGGGCTGCCTGGGCATGGGCATCGGCTACAACGGCATCAGCCTGAACGCCCTGGACAGCGTGCCCGCCGACGGGGCCGGACGCCTGTCCGGGCAGCTGGCGAACATCGAGACCCTGATGGTCGCCCTGTCTGCCGGTTTCGCCGGAGCCCTGATCGCCCGCGTGCAGCCCCTGCAGGGCGCGTTCACCCTCGCCTTCGGGCTGACGCTGCTGGCCGCCCTGACAGCGGCGGTGGCGGCGTGGCGGCTGCGGCTGGTCGGGGAGGGGCGGAAGGGCGACGGGGTGTGA
- a CDS encoding ABC transporter ATP-binding protein produces the protein MLDVQNLRVNYGPFTALHDIGLTVNPGEIVVLLGANGAGKSTLFRTLSGLQRPAGGAATWNGTSLTGGRPEFNVAHGVAQCPEGRLLFPELSVQKNLRLGAYVHRKDPAGTEKELQRVYDLFPILVEKKHDPAGSLSGGQQQMVAIARALMARPQLLLLDEPSLGLAPLVVEQVFQTVQRVNEAGVSVLLAEQNAFAALGIAHRGYVLESGKITLQGTSGELMNDDRVRSAYLGV, from the coding sequence ATGCTTGATGTCCAGAACCTGCGCGTGAACTACGGCCCCTTCACCGCCCTGCACGACATCGGCCTGACCGTGAACCCCGGCGAGATCGTCGTGCTGCTGGGCGCGAACGGCGCGGGCAAGAGCACCCTGTTCCGCACCCTGAGCGGGTTGCAACGTCCGGCGGGCGGCGCAGCCACGTGGAACGGCACGTCCCTGACCGGTGGCAGGCCGGAATTCAACGTCGCCCACGGCGTCGCGCAGTGCCCCGAGGGCCGCCTGCTGTTCCCGGAGCTGAGCGTGCAGAAAAACCTGCGCCTGGGGGCGTATGTCCACCGGAAAGACCCCGCCGGCACCGAGAAGGAACTCCAGCGCGTGTACGACCTCTTCCCCATCCTGGTCGAGAAGAAGCACGATCCGGCGGGCAGCCTGTCGGGCGGGCAGCAGCAGATGGTCGCCATCGCCCGCGCCCTGATGGCCCGGCCCCAGCTGCTGCTGCTGGACGAGCCGTCGTTGGGCCTGGCCCCGCTGGTCGTCGAACAGGTCTTCCAGACCGTGCAGCGCGTCAACGAGGCCGGCGTGAGCGTCCTGTTGGCCGAACAGAACGCCTTCGCCGCGCTGGGGATCGCACACCGGGGCTACGTGCTGGAGAGCGGGAAGATCACGCTTCAGGGCACGTCGGGCGAACTGATGAACGACGACCGGGTGAGGAGTGCGTACCTGGGGGTGTAG
- a CDS encoding ABC transporter ATP-binding protein translates to MTESTSLLDVQGLGIRFGGLDAVKDVTAVIPAGQITAIIGPNGAGKSTFFNLISGFYQPTAGSIRFAGEDITRLKTHEVVARGIARTFQTTTIYRELSVLDNAMIGHRVRTRAGLWDALLRTGREKRDEDGSRAGALQALERVGLSSRAHLPAGALTQEGQKRVGIAMALSSDPKLLLLDEPAAGMNPEETVRLMALIRDLVGGGLSVALVEHKMSLVMGLADRILVLHHGQKIAQGTPAEVSRDPAVVEAYLGSHAHGGQMGQRTGADHA, encoded by the coding sequence ATGACTGAGTCGACCTCTCTGCTGGACGTGCAGGGCCTGGGCATCCGCTTCGGCGGGCTGGACGCCGTCAAGGATGTGACCGCCGTCATTCCCGCCGGGCAGATCACCGCGATCATCGGCCCGAACGGAGCGGGCAAGAGCACCTTCTTCAACCTGATCTCCGGGTTCTACCAGCCCACAGCCGGCAGCATCCGCTTTGCCGGCGAGGACATCACGCGCCTGAAGACGCACGAGGTCGTAGCACGCGGCATCGCCCGCACCTTCCAGACCACGACCATCTACCGCGAACTGAGCGTGCTGGACAACGCCATGATCGGCCACCGCGTCCGCACGCGGGCCGGACTGTGGGACGCCCTGCTGCGGACGGGGCGCGAGAAACGCGACGAGGACGGCAGCCGCGCCGGGGCCCTGCAGGCGCTGGAGCGCGTGGGCCTGTCCAGCCGCGCCCACCTCCCCGCCGGGGCGCTGACGCAGGAGGGCCAGAAGCGCGTCGGCATCGCCATGGCGCTGTCGAGCGACCCGAAACTCCTGCTGCTGGACGAACCCGCCGCCGGCATGAACCCCGAGGAGACCGTCCGGCTGATGGCCCTGATCCGTGACCTGGTGGGCGGCGGCCTGAGCGTCGCCCTGGTCGAGCACAAGATGAGCCTGGTGATGGGGCTGGCCGACCGGATTCTGGTGCTGCACCACGGCCAGAAGATCGCGCAGGGCACGCCCGCCGAGGTCAGCCGCGATCCGGCGGTCGTCGAGGCCTATCTGGGCAGCCACGCCCACGGCGGCCAGATGGGCCAGCGCACAGGAGCCGACCATGCTTGA
- a CDS encoding branched-chain amino acid ABC transporter permease, translating to MTPGAVKVGQWGWIAAFVVAALFPLLRPSGYLLDIGINVMIWAMVAYGLNVILGYTGQLSLAHAGFFGIGAYTVGILTLKAGWSFWVAWPVAVALCAVLGLLLGLVAFRTRGDAFAIFTLGVGVIVMLVINKWDALTGGNEGLNGVNPPAGLEALSAGLGLKLSGGFYYLALISLALTVLVAARARFSVFGRSLIAVRGSEDLARSAGIDVYSHKLRAMMLSTAIAGFAGGLYAVYVGFLGSAVTGPVTTFTVLLYLLVGGLGTLAGPLIGTALMYVLTQLLQGLADYRYIVFGPLLVLLVMYAPHGLCGLWDRVRARRAAPTKAAAHD from the coding sequence ATGACGCCGGGGGCTGTGAAGGTGGGGCAGTGGGGCTGGATCGCCGCGTTCGTCGTGGCCGCCCTCTTCCCGCTGCTGCGCCCGTCGGGCTACCTGCTCGACATCGGCATCAACGTGATGATCTGGGCGATGGTCGCCTACGGCCTGAACGTGATCCTGGGTTATACGGGGCAGCTGTCGCTGGCGCACGCGGGATTCTTCGGCATCGGCGCGTACACGGTGGGCATCCTGACCCTGAAGGCCGGCTGGAGCTTCTGGGTGGCGTGGCCGGTGGCGGTCGCGCTGTGCGCCGTGCTGGGGCTGCTGCTGGGGCTGGTGGCCTTCCGCACGCGCGGCGACGCCTTCGCCATCTTCACGCTGGGGGTGGGCGTGATCGTCATGCTGGTGATCAACAAGTGGGATGCCCTGACCGGCGGCAACGAGGGCCTGAACGGCGTGAACCCGCCCGCCGGCCTGGAGGCGCTGTCGGCGGGGCTGGGCCTGAAGCTCTCCGGGGGCTTCTACTACCTGGCGCTGATTTCCCTGGCACTGACCGTGCTGGTGGCGGCCCGTGCCCGCTTCAGCGTGTTCGGACGCTCGCTGATCGCCGTACGCGGCAGCGAGGATCTGGCGCGCAGCGCCGGCATCGACGTCTACTCGCACAAACTGCGGGCCATGATGCTCTCGACCGCCATCGCGGGCTTCGCGGGCGGGCTGTACGCCGTATACGTGGGCTTCCTGGGCTCGGCCGTGACCGGGCCGGTGACCACCTTCACGGTGCTGCTGTACCTGCTGGTGGGCGGTCTGGGCACGCTGGCCGGCCCCCTGATCGGCACCGCGCTGATGTACGTGCTGACCCAGCTCCTCCAGGGACTGGCCGACTACCGCTACATCGTGTTCGGGCCGCTGCTGGTGCTGCTGGTCATGTACGCGCCGCACGGGCTGTGCGGCCTGTGGGATCGCGTGCGTGCCCGCCGCGCTGCTCCCACGAAGGCGGCAGCCCATGACTGA
- a CDS encoding branched-chain amino acid ABC transporter permease: MTTFMQQLFNALALGGVYALVALGLTLVYGVMRVPNFAHGGLYMLGAYFCYAALSGLGIGYVPALLLSALGVAVLAAGLERLIFYPLRNAPHVHPMIAAIGVLFFLEAAVQLIWGPDFKQIQEPVPGILNVGGVIITWQRLIVIVASVLTMLGLNYFLKRTLTGTTIEAMSQNREGARLVGIDTNRVGMLTFAISGALAAVGASLIAPINSVAPSMGEVMNLKVFAIIILGGMGSVPGAIVGAFLLAFTEVFGGFYISLDFADVIGFAMLVLVLALKPAGLFRKGA; the protein is encoded by the coding sequence TTGACCACCTTCATGCAGCAACTCTTCAATGCCCTGGCGCTGGGCGGGGTCTATGCCCTGGTCGCGCTGGGGCTCACGCTGGTCTACGGCGTCATGCGCGTGCCGAACTTCGCGCACGGTGGCCTGTACATGCTCGGGGCGTATTTCTGCTACGCCGCGCTGAGTGGCCTGGGCATCGGCTACGTGCCGGCGCTGCTGCTCTCGGCGCTGGGGGTGGCGGTGCTGGCGGCGGGGCTCGAACGCCTGATCTTCTACCCGCTGCGCAATGCCCCGCACGTCCATCCCATGATCGCCGCGATCGGTGTGCTGTTCTTTCTGGAGGCGGCCGTGCAGCTGATCTGGGGGCCGGACTTCAAGCAGATCCAGGAACCGGTGCCGGGTATCCTGAACGTGGGCGGCGTGATCATCACGTGGCAGCGCCTGATCGTGATCGTGGCGAGCGTGCTGACCATGCTGGGCCTGAACTACTTCCTCAAGCGCACCCTGACCGGCACCACCATCGAGGCCATGAGCCAGAACCGGGAGGGGGCCCGGCTGGTCGGCATCGACACCAACCGCGTCGGGATGCTGACGTTTGCGATCAGTGGGGCGCTGGCGGCGGTCGGGGCGTCCCTGATCGCGCCGATCAACTCGGTCGCGCCCAGCATGGGCGAGGTCATGAACCTCAAGGTGTTCGCCATCATCATCCTGGGCGGCATGGGCAGCGTGCCGGGGGCCATCGTGGGGGCGTTCCTGCTGGCCTTCACCGAGGTCTTCGGCGGCTTCTACATCTCGCTGGACTTTGCTGACGTGATCGGCTTCGCCATGCTGGTGCTGGTGCTGGCCCTGAAGCCGGCCGGGCTGTTCAGGAAGGGCGCATGA
- a CDS encoding ABC transporter substrate-binding protein: protein MRRLHLISTLALLAASSALADRVVNIGYSGPLSGGAAFYGKDVQSGLDMAISELNKAGGITVKGEKVTFKLVALDDRYLPNETATNVRRLTSQGIDIVFVPHSGGILTVQPLTARDPEFLLVAYSSEPKILESKNPLTFMLPPRFDNYFQPFVSTQMKAFGKKLGMIGTTSAYGKQWAEGVTAEWQKQGGTVGANNGVDYNTTVDYSSAVTKALSEKPDVLFIGGPSQPTALVVKAAREQGFKGGFIIMDQAKFEQMDQVVPKSYLDGSVGVYPTILFPGTQVFVAQYQRQYKKIPTSEAGLNYMGMNVVAKAMELAGTTDDPRAIRAQLNAAAKALPLSKTVYKMLGVTADGHADAEFVIASVKGGQYTKLRLSKVFK from the coding sequence ATGAGACGACTCCACCTGATCTCCACCCTGGCGCTCCTTGCGGCCTCCTCTGCCCTGGCCGACCGGGTCGTGAACATCGGCTACTCCGGCCCGCTGTCGGGCGGCGCGGCCTTCTACGGCAAGGACGTGCAGTCCGGGCTGGATATGGCAATCAGTGAGCTGAACAAGGCGGGCGGGATCACGGTCAAGGGCGAGAAGGTGACCTTCAAGCTGGTGGCGCTCGACGACCGCTACCTGCCCAACGAGACGGCCACCAACGTCCGGCGCCTGACCTCCCAGGGCATCGACATCGTGTTCGTCCCGCACTCGGGCGGCATCCTGACGGTGCAGCCGCTGACCGCGCGTGACCCCGAATTCCTGCTGGTCGCGTACTCCAGCGAGCCCAAGATCCTGGAGTCGAAGAATCCCCTGACGTTCATGCTGCCGCCGCGCTTCGACAACTACTTCCAGCCCTTCGTCAGCACCCAGATGAAGGCCTTCGGCAAGAAGCTGGGCATGATCGGCACGACCTCCGCCTACGGCAAGCAGTGGGCCGAGGGCGTCACGGCCGAGTGGCAGAAGCAGGGCGGCACGGTCGGCGCGAACAACGGCGTGGACTACAACACCACCGTGGACTACTCCAGCGCCGTCACCAAGGCGCTGTCCGAGAAGCCCGACGTGCTGTTCATCGGCGGCCCCAGCCAGCCCACCGCGCTGGTGGTCAAGGCCGCCCGCGAGCAGGGCTTCAAGGGCGGGTTCATCATCATGGATCAGGCGAAGTTCGAGCAGATGGATCAGGTCGTGCCCAAGTCGTACCTGGACGGCTCGGTGGGCGTGTATCCCACCATCCTGTTCCCCGGCACCCAGGTCTTCGTGGCGCAGTACCAGCGCCAGTACAAGAAGATCCCCACCAGCGAGGCCGGGCTGAACTACATGGGCATGAACGTCGTGGCCAAGGCCATGGAACTGGCGGGCACCACCGACGATCCCAGGGCCATCCGCGCCCAGCTGAACGCCGCCGCCAAGGCTCTGCCGCTGAGCAAGACCGTGTACAAGATGCTGGGCGTGACGGCCGACGGCCACGCCGACGCCGAATTCGTGATCGCCAGCGTCAAGGGCGGCCAGTACACCAAGCTGCGCCTGAGCAAAGTCTTCAAGTAA
- a CDS encoding acyl-CoA thioesterase — protein MDEQPGKAPRSRARMLELVFPKDTNYHGTAFGGWVLSLMDKAASVAAVRHASGNVVTARMDGVDFHVPIRVGDAVALDAQVVKVGRTSMTIRVDVYREHMPTGEQELATTGTFVFVALDDQNRPRPVPPLADGQDTSSAEPDPEARP, from the coding sequence ATGGACGAACAACCTGGAAAAGCGCCGCGCAGCCGCGCCCGCATGCTGGAACTGGTGTTCCCGAAGGACACGAACTATCACGGCACGGCCTTCGGCGGCTGGGTGCTGTCGCTGATGGACAAGGCCGCGAGTGTCGCCGCCGTGCGGCACGCCAGCGGCAACGTGGTCACGGCCCGCATGGACGGCGTGGACTTCCACGTGCCGATCCGCGTGGGCGACGCCGTGGCGCTGGACGCCCAGGTCGTGAAGGTCGGCCGCACCAGCATGACCATCCGCGTAGACGTATACCGCGAGCACATGCCGACCGGCGAGCAGGAACTCGCCACCACCGGCACCTTCGTGTTCGTGGCGCTGGACGACCAGAACCGCCCCCGCCCGGTGCCGCCGCTGGCCGACGGGCAGGACACGAGCAGCGCCGAGCCCGATCCCGAGGCCCGGCCGTGA
- a CDS encoding histidine phosphatase family protein: protein MTPGTLHLTLVRHGATDWNGAGRWQGWTDTPLGMVGQEQAGRLAARLVGRRYDAAYSSDLARAVRTAELTLPGTPLTLDDRLRELNFGKYEGAGTDDVLHDPEYHDWQLDPWGRPAPGGGESMGAVAARLCAWAQELPDGRVIAFSHGAAIRALLCALFGWPTEPMPGYVLPFPYVLAHTSLTTLTRTGGRWTLHTYNDHAHLE from the coding sequence GTGACGCCCGGAACCCTGCACCTGACCCTGGTGCGCCACGGGGCCACCGACTGGAACGGGGCCGGCCGCTGGCAGGGCTGGACGGACACGCCGCTGGGCATGGTCGGTCAGGAGCAGGCCGGGCGGCTCGCGGCGCGGCTGGTCGGCCGCCGCTACGACGCGGCGTACAGCAGCGACCTTGCCCGCGCCGTACGAACCGCCGAGCTGACCCTGCCCGGCACGCCCCTGACCCTGGACGACCGCCTGCGCGAGCTGAACTTCGGCAAGTATGAGGGGGCCGGCACGGACGACGTGCTGCACGACCCCGAGTACCACGACTGGCAGCTCGATCCCTGGGGCCGCCCGGCCCCCGGCGGCGGCGAGAGCATGGGCGCGGTCGCCGCCCGGCTCTGCGCGTGGGCACAGGAACTCCCGGACGGCCGGGTCATCGCGTTCTCGCACGGGGCGGCCATCCGGGCGCTGCTGTGTGCCCTGTTCGGGTGGCCGACCGAGCCGATGCCCGGCTATGTCCTGCCGTTCCCGTACGTGCTGGCCCACACCAGCCTGACCACGCTGACCCGCACGGGTGGCCGCTGGACGCTCCACACGTACAACGACCACGCGCATCTGGAGTAG
- a CDS encoding phosphotransferase: MTEDIPALIRAHLPGLAGLDITLLGEGTDHRVYEAGGWLLRVPRHGEAGAALEVEAGVLRWLAPQLPLPIPAYEVAGPEFAGYRTLSGTPGIGLQEPSPTLGTRLGTFLRALHDVDVGKAAALGVPPDDDPALSEWMAAARDDLDVAAGQHLVDPDVHRIIRPYLLEPPPRSPLPPRLIHGDFAAEHVLLDGSGDPCGVIDWSDMIVGDVAQDLGGLLHWGGPGLLEAALQTYGPVDHATRQRARVYATCRALGDLVFGEQTGRSAYVQAGQSALTRLFPDPPR; this comes from the coding sequence GTGACCGAGGACATTCCAGCGCTGATCCGGGCGCACCTCCCCGGTCTGGCGGGCCTCGACATCACCCTGCTGGGCGAGGGCACCGACCACCGCGTCTATGAGGCCGGCGGGTGGCTGCTGCGTGTGCCCAGACATGGAGAGGCGGGCGCGGCGCTGGAGGTCGAGGCGGGGGTGCTGCGCTGGCTCGCGCCCCAGCTTCCCCTGCCCATTCCGGCCTATGAGGTCGCAGGGCCGGAGTTCGCTGGGTACCGCACACTGAGCGGTACGCCGGGGATCGGCCTTCAGGAGCCTTCTCCTACCCTCGGCACCCGCCTGGGCACCTTCCTGCGTGCCCTGCATGACGTGGATGTGGGCAAGGCGGCGGCCCTGGGCGTGCCGCCAGACGACGACCCGGCATTGAGCGAATGGATGGCGGCAGCGCGGGATGATCTGGACGTTGCGGCTGGGCAGCACCTCGTCGATCCAGACGTTCACCGGATCATCCGGCCGTATCTGCTCGAACCGCCCCCGCGATCTCCCCTGCCGCCCCGGCTGATCCACGGCGATTTCGCTGCGGAACACGTGCTGCTGGACGGGTCGGGCGACCCCTGCGGCGTCATCGACTGGAGCGACATGATCGTGGGCGACGTGGCGCAGGACTTGGGCGGCCTGCTGCACTGGGGCGGGCCAGGGCTGCTGGAGGCGGCCCTCCAGACCTACGGCCCGGTCGACCACGCCACCCGCCAGCGTGCCCGCGTCTACGCCACCTGCCGCGCACTGGGCGACCTCGTATTCGGGGAGCAGACGGGCCGGTCAGCGTACGTGCAGGCCGGGCAATCGGCGCTGACGAGGCTCTTCCCTGACCCGCCACGCTGA